The Streptomyces sp. NBC_00775 genome includes the window AGAGCCGGCTGCCGTCCCAGCCGTGCTCCCCGCCGTGCCCGGCGATCCACCGGACGACCTCGAACGCCTGTCGCGGCGGGGCGGGAAACGGGTGCTGCGGGGCGACGACGTAGTCCACGTTGACCACGGCCACCCCCGCCTCCGCGGCGAGACAGCGGCACAGCGGATCGTCGAGCTCCGTCAGGGGCAGGACGTAGCCGCCGCCGTGGAAGTTGACGTGCACCGGCGGAGGCGGACCCTCGCTCTTGGGCAGGTACACCACGACACGCGCCGCTCCGAACGACGTCGGCACCGTCAACTCGCGTACCGTGCGCGGGAACTCGGGGAGACGGTCATGCGATGCGGCGGCGGAACCACGGCCGCTCGGGCGCCGGTCAGCCATCAGGGCAAGGCGCTGCATCGACTTGGCGGCGAAGGCGGCCACCGCGGGCCGGGCGAGGAGAGACATACGGTTCCGTTCGTCGAGCCGCGTCCGTCAATCAACAGGATTCCTGGTAATTGGTGGGGCGATGCTAGCACGGGCGGCCGAATCTTCTTAGGTGCTTGCGGTCATGCTCGGGCAGCTCCCTGAACTTGGTGCAGACGCTCGAACGCCCGGGCCGCAAGGGTGCGTTGCCCGCTCGGATGTGAAATCTAATGTTGCGCGGGCAACCCTCTGAATCCGGTCACCGCCGTGGACAAGCAACGCGTCTTTCAACAGTGTTCATGCAACAGCCGGCCGATCACGTCTTTACGGAGGTGCGCATGCGTCTGAGGCCGCTGATCGAGATGAATCCGCGGCAGGCGGATCTCGTCGAACGCATGGTGAATCAACGCGGCGGAGTGAAAGGCCCGTTCACAGCATTTCTCCGCAGTCCGGAACTATGTGAACTCGTCGAGGAACTCGGAACGTACTGCACCCGAGGTTCCGCGCTCCCGCTCCGGCTGCGCGAACTGACCCTGCTGATCGCGGCGCGCCACTGTGACGCCCAGCATTCATGGAACGCCCACGTGGACAAGGGAATCGACGCCGGACTCGACCCCGCCGCGCTGCACCGCCTCGCGCACCGGCAGGACCCGCAGTTCGGCGAAGCGGACGAACGGGCGCTCCACCGCTTCGCCACCGAAGTGCTGGAGCACCACTTCGTCGGCGACGAGACCTACGCCGAAGCGCTGGAACACTTCGGCGAGCGTGGACTGGTCGACCTGCTCGCCGCCCTCGGCTGCTTCTCGATGTTCGCCATGGTGCTCAACGCATTCCAGGTCGATCTCCAGCCCGACCGCGAGCCGCCCTTTCCCGACATCGAGGGATTCACGCGCGTGGCGGTTCGGGACGCGCTATAAGCAGGTCCTCCGAAAAAGTCCAGGCTTTGTACAAGCATTCATAGGAGTGTGTATTGGAACCCGGAAATCTGCGAGCCGGAGTCGCCAAAGTCGATATCACGCCCGCGGATCTGACCAACCTCAATCCCATGGGCGGACGTTCCTTCACGGACGTGCACGACCCCCTGTTTCTCCGCGTCCTGGTCCTGGACGACGGGACGAGGGAGGTGGCCCTGGTCTCCGCCGACCTCATCGAGGCCGGGGACATGACGCCGGTGCGCGAGCGGATCGAGCGCGAGCTCGGCATCCCCTTCGACCACATCGTCATCACGGCGACGCACAGCCACAACGCGCCGAGGATCGGGCTGGTCTCACCCGGCGCGCTGGCCCACGAGGGCGGGCCCGAGTCCGCGGCCTACACCGCCGAGGTCTACGACAAACTGCTCGCCGCGCTGAAGCAGGCCCGCGAGTCGTCGCAGCCGGCCCGCTTCGGACTGGGCACGGGCACGGCCGACGTCAACGTCAACCGGGACGAGTACGTCGACGGCAAGTGGGTGCTCGGCTTCAACCCCGACGGACCGTCCGACAAGACGGTCTGGGTGATGAAGTTCGAGACCCGGAGCGGCGAGCCGATAGCCGTCGTCGTCAACTACGCCGTCCACTCGACCGTCACCCTCGGCACCGGCGAGGTCAGCGGCGACCTCGCGGGCGCTGCGACCCACCACATCGAACGCGAACTGGGCGGCGACGCCGTCGCGTTGTGGACCCTGGGACCCGTCGGGGATCAGGCTCCCCGCATCGCCCTCGACAAGGCGTTCGGGGCACCCGAGGAGGAGTGGCCCGCCGCCTACGAGGCGATGAAGGCCCAGGGGCTCATCGTCGGGGCGGAGGCCGTCCGGGTGGCGGGCCGTATCCGGCACCTGACGTCACACGCCCGCATCGGCGCTCAGGAACGCGTCCTCGCCTGCCCCATGAAGGAAGGCGTGGACGTCATGGCCGACATGGTGCAGGAGAAGGTCGCATCGGTGGACCTGCGCCTGGCACTCCTCACGATCAACGAGGTCGCGCTCGCCGGTGTCTCCGGCGAGGTGGTCACCGACATCTACCGGCGCCTGAGGAAGGAGTCACCCCTCGCGAACACCATCCTGATGTCCCTCGCGAACGACCGCATCGGCTACCTCACCGACGACGCCGCCTACGACCGGCGCACCTTCGAGGTCAACGGCTGCCCCGTCCAGCGGGGTTACGCCGAGAACGGCATCGTCGACGGAGTCGTCGACATGATCAGGGCACGGGCGTGATGACGGCGCCGGACCGGCTCCTCGCCGTCGAGGCCGCCGGCACGACTCTCCTTGCGGGAGCCGGGAAGAGCGGGATCGGCATTCCCGCGTCCGTCTACCCGGTGGACGGCTTCACCGCCGAGCGCGACAGGCTCCGGGCCAGGGTCGTACTCCTCGACGACGGCACCCACCGCGTCGCCCTCGCCGTGGTCGATCTGACCTCCG containing:
- a CDS encoding neutral/alkaline non-lysosomal ceramidase N-terminal domain-containing protein, with the translated sequence MEPGNLRAGVAKVDITPADLTNLNPMGGRSFTDVHDPLFLRVLVLDDGTREVALVSADLIEAGDMTPVRERIERELGIPFDHIVITATHSHNAPRIGLVSPGALAHEGGPESAAYTAEVYDKLLAALKQARESSQPARFGLGTGTADVNVNRDEYVDGKWVLGFNPDGPSDKTVWVMKFETRSGEPIAVVVNYAVHSTVTLGTGEVSGDLAGAATHHIERELGGDAVALWTLGPVGDQAPRIALDKAFGAPEEEWPAAYEAMKAQGLIVGAEAVRVAGRIRHLTSHARIGAQERVLACPMKEGVDVMADMVQEKVASVDLRLALLTINEVALAGVSGEVVTDIYRRLRKESPLANTILMSLANDRIGYLTDDAAYDRRTFEVNGCPVQRGYAENGIVDGVVDMIRARA
- a CDS encoding carboxymuconolactone decarboxylase family protein, with the protein product MQQPADHVFTEVRMRLRPLIEMNPRQADLVERMVNQRGGVKGPFTAFLRSPELCELVEELGTYCTRGSALPLRLRELTLLIAARHCDAQHSWNAHVDKGIDAGLDPAALHRLAHRQDPQFGEADERALHRFATEVLEHHFVGDETYAEALEHFGERGLVDLLAALGCFSMFAMVLNAFQVDLQPDREPPFPDIEGFTRVAVRDAL